A section of the Humulus lupulus chromosome 2, drHumLupu1.1, whole genome shotgun sequence genome encodes:
- the LOC133819524 gene encoding probable bifunctional TENA-E protein codes for MEEKGKTGMENERMIDTWLRKHRLIYLGATRHPLILSISDGTVDISSFKTWLGQDYIFVRAFVPFVASLIVKAWKESDVSSDMEVILGGMAALNDELEWFKKEAFKWGVQLSEPLVPQKVNKDYCRFLESLMSQEANYTVAITAFWAIEAVYQESFALCLADGSRTPPELKETCQRWGNEGFGKYCSSLKDIADRRLKKASDDELKKAEVALLTVLEHEVEFWNMSRGGS; via the exons ATGGAGGAGAAGGGAAAGACTGGAATGGAAAATGAAAGGATGATCGACACGTGGCTGAGGAAGCACCGTTTGATATATTTAGGGGCCACTAGACACCCTTTGATCCTCAGCATTAGTGATGGCACCGTTGATATCTCCTCTTTCAAAACATGGCTG GGACAGGATTACATATTTGTTAGAGCCTTTGTCCCTTTTGTGGCGAGTTTGATTGTGAAGGCTTGGAAGGAGAGTGATGTTAGCAGTGATATGGAGGTCATATTGGGTGGTATGGCTGCTTTGAATGATGAACTTGAATGGTTCAAGAAAGAGGCCTTTAAGTGGGGTGTTCAGCTCTCTGAACCACTTGTTCCCCAGAAAGTAAACAAGGACTATTGCAG ATTTCTGGAGAGTTTAATGAGCCAAGAGGCCAATTATACAGTGGCTATAACTGCATTTTGGGCCATTGAAGCTGTGTACCAAGAGAGCTTTGCCTTGTGTCTGGCAGATGGGTCAAGAACCCCACCAGAACTGAAGGAGACTTGCCAAAGGTGGGGCAATGAAGGCTTTGGTAAGTACTGTTCTTCTCTCAAAGACATCGCTGACCGGCGCTTGAAAAAGGCTTCTGATGATGAGCTCAAGAAAGCTGAAGTAGCCCTCTTAACTGTTCTTGAGCATGAAGTTGAATTCTGGAACATGAGCCGTGGTGGTTCCTGA